Proteins encoded together in one Streptomyces umbrinus window:
- a CDS encoding transglutaminase-like domain-containing protein, which translates to MRPLHPPGPERSAEWRRRFGDEARAERPDLSALCLLVGAQADGELDEAGIDAAQIELDRLAGELPFRPGGPRSWAAALAEHLGGRCGFRGTPGDYQRLDSSLLHEVLRRRRGLPILLSVVWMEVARRAGAPVYGVALPGHFVVGFGPPEQQVLVDPFDGGRVLTGTDAELLVAGATGAPLDPSMLSPADPLDVALRILNNVRAWAAARPERSDVALWAVELSLLLPSHPARLRYDRAQLLVERGDFLTGATELDAYAEVVAAVDEPAADRVRRQARAARAMLN; encoded by the coding sequence ATGCGTCCTCTTCATCCTCCCGGGCCCGAGCGGAGTGCCGAGTGGCGGCGGCGGTTCGGCGACGAGGCGCGGGCCGAGCGGCCCGATCTGTCGGCGTTGTGTCTGCTGGTGGGCGCCCAGGCGGACGGGGAGCTGGACGAGGCCGGGATCGACGCGGCGCAGATCGAGCTGGACCGGCTGGCCGGGGAGCTGCCGTTCCGGCCCGGCGGGCCGCGGTCCTGGGCCGCGGCGCTCGCCGAGCACCTCGGCGGCCGCTGCGGGTTCCGGGGTACGCCCGGTGACTATCAGCGGCTGGACTCCTCGCTGCTGCACGAGGTGCTGCGGCGGCGGCGCGGGCTGCCCATCCTGCTCTCGGTAGTGTGGATGGAGGTCGCGAGGCGGGCCGGGGCTCCCGTGTACGGGGTTGCTCTGCCGGGGCACTTCGTCGTGGGGTTCGGGCCGCCGGAGCAGCAGGTTCTCGTCGATCCCTTCGACGGGGGCCGGGTGCTGACCGGGACCGATGCGGAGTTGCTCGTCGCCGGGGCGACGGGGGCGCCGCTGGATCCTTCGATGCTGTCGCCCGCGGATCCGCTGGACGTCGCGCTGCGCATCCTGAACAACGTCCGTGCCTGGGCCGCCGCCCGGCCGGAGCGCTCCGATGTCGCGCTCTGGGCCGTCGAGCTTTCCCTGCTGCTGCCCTCCCATCCTGCTCGGCTTCGGTACGACCGGGCGCAACTGCTCGTTGAGCGGGGGGACTTTCTCACGGGGGCGACGGAACTCGATGCGTACGCGGAGGTTGTGGCCGCCGTTGATGAGCCTGCGGCCGATCGGGTTCGGCGGCAGGCTCGGGCCGCGCGGGCCATGCTCAACTGA